Proteins from a genomic interval of Deltaproteobacteria bacterium:
- a CDS encoding sigma-54-dependent Fis family transcriptional regulator, which yields MAHEAVLVVDDEAAIRRALSELLDAEGYEVETAADGEIALQMLQERVYDLVLADLFLPKLDGMEILQYLVQHAPETVCIIITGHGTIPNAVAAMRLGAYDYLCKPIESDALLMVLDRALEHRRLKEENIRLKKQLKKKYGFDNIVGISEAIYKIFDIIRKVADTDSTILLLGESGTGKELIARAIHYNSERREGPLIAVNCAAIPEELLESELFGHERGAFTHAIRTRYGRFEQANGGTIFLDEIGDMSPNLQVKINRVLQEHQFERIGGLKPIKVNIRVIAATNQDLEKLVQQGRFREDLYYRLNVIPIKIPPLRERTSDIPLLVKHFLNEFSAKKAKKVKGFTPEAMNLLVQYSWPGNVRELENLMERLVILADREILEVSDLPERFLTPAKENHVLPLDIPEEGIQLNEAVSEFERQLIIRALNKTGWVKNQAAQLLHLNRTTLIEKIKKQKISKPGEVPSDLTVKLI from the coding sequence ATGGCTCACGAGGCCGTACTGGTGGTCGATGATGAGGCCGCCATCCGCAGAGCGCTCAGCGAACTTTTAGATGCCGAGGGCTACGAAGTGGAGACCGCCGCGGACGGCGAGATCGCCTTACAAATGCTTCAGGAACGAGTCTACGATCTGGTATTAGCCGACCTTTTCCTGCCCAAACTGGACGGCATGGAGATCTTGCAATACCTAGTACAACACGCCCCGGAGACGGTCTGCATCATCATCACCGGCCATGGCACCATCCCTAACGCCGTTGCCGCCATGCGTTTAGGGGCTTATGACTACCTGTGTAAGCCCATCGAAAGCGACGCCCTCCTGATGGTCTTAGACCGGGCCCTGGAACACCGCCGATTGAAAGAAGAAAATATTAGACTGAAGAAACAGCTTAAGAAAAAATACGGGTTTGATAATATTGTCGGCATTAGTGAGGCAATTTATAAAATTTTTGATATTATTCGCAAGGTCGCTGACACCGACAGCACAATTTTGCTTCTCGGGGAATCGGGTACCGGCAAAGAACTCATTGCCCGCGCCATCCATTATAACAGTGAACGACGGGAAGGCCCGCTGATTGCGGTAAATTGTGCGGCGATTCCGGAAGAACTGCTGGAAAGCGAATTGTTCGGCCACGAACGGGGAGCCTTTACTCATGCGATTCGGACCCGCTACGGGCGTTTCGAGCAGGCTAACGGCGGCACTATCTTCCTCGATGAAATCGGGGACATGAGCCCCAACCTCCAAGTGAAGATCAATCGGGTATTACAGGAACATCAGTTTGAGCGCATCGGCGGACTCAAACCCATCAAAGTCAATATCCGGGTTATTGCCGCCACCAATCAGGATCTGGAAAAGTTGGTCCAACAGGGACGGTTTCGGGAGGACCTTTATTACCGACTTAACGTAATTCCCATCAAGATTCCCCCTTTACGAGAGCGAACCAGTGACATCCCGTTGCTGGTAAAACATTTCTTGAATGAATTTTCAGCCAAAAAGGCAAAAAAGGTCAAAGGCTTCACCCCCGAGGCGATGAATCTGTTGGTGCAATATTCCTGGCCAGGAAACGTCCGAGAGTTGGAAAACCTGATGGAGCGACTGGTTATTTTAGCCGACCGCGAGATTTTGGAGGTCTCGGACCTGCCTGAGCGCTTCTTGACCCCTGCCAAAGAAAACCACGTGCTCCCCCTGGATATCCCAGAGGAGGGCATTCAATTAAATGAGGCGGTGTCCGAATTCGAGCGGCAGTTGATCATTCGGGCCCTAAACAAGACCGGCTGGGTCAAAAACCAGGCTGCCCAACTCCTGCATCTTAACCGGACTACCTTGATTGAAAAGATCAAAAAACAAAAGATCAGCAAACCCGGTGAAGTCCCCTCTGATTTAACCGTCAAACTTATCTGA
- a CDS encoding peptidylprolyl isomerase codes for MTETTGTNPVVRLETTMGPIKAELWPDKAPITVANFLTYVKEGFYDGLIFHRATPMFMVQTGGFEPGMVYRPPTHPPIDNEAANGEKNKRGTLAMARAFPIKSAAAQFFINLVDNPKLDHKGPEPQNYGYAVFGQVIEGMGTVERMTTVKLTVRENHKDVPLEDIKLIRAIVEQE; via the coding sequence ATGACTGAAACCACCGGAACAAATCCTGTGGTGCGCCTGGAGACGACTATGGGGCCGATTAAAGCGGAATTATGGCCTGATAAAGCCCCTATAACGGTGGCCAATTTTTTGACCTATGTCAAAGAAGGGTTTTATGACGGCCTCATTTTTCACCGGGCCACTCCCATGTTTATGGTGCAAACCGGCGGTTTTGAGCCGGGCATGGTCTATCGGCCGCCGACGCACCCGCCGATTGATAATGAAGCGGCCAACGGTGAGAAGAACAAACGGGGTACTCTGGCAATGGCCAGGGCTTTTCCCATTAAAAGCGCCGCGGCCCAATTCTTTATTAATCTAGTCGATAATCCGAAACTGGATCATAAGGGGCCTGAGCCACAAAACTATGGCTATGCCGTGTTTGGCCAGGTCATTGAGGGCATGGGAACGGTGGAACGGATGACCACGGTCAAGTTAACGGTTCGGGAAAACCATAAAGATGTCCCCCTGGAAGATATCAAGCTTATCCGGGCTATAGTAGAGCAAGAGTGA
- a CDS encoding amidohydrolase family protein, giving the protein MMRLKIAQGRLYDPTQGWEGEVGDLYVEGDRIVAPLPEVDRVIDAQGQMVVAGGIELRGQVATYGLNYLRLWGLLPSAREIGELYASLGFTHVHEPFLTLYTAKYTHRELAALPVVDTSASLTLNIRDLDKWLRLPEQLGEVGQNLQFLLEQTRSLNLRIMEPYVRFRQDYFAHRNIRTEEILEILATLAQSHNLTLTLEASPGIIRLPLPAPTAFHLAALGPALIEDDLVEATLGHLEKGTTVDLGLMPPKGSQNFANLPVQINLGFFHPLNLCPPHSPAAAQRALVLALKYQGTNLAFSGAGSFLTPISQYSRIFSWLADQGARRQDWGDSLPSREYSLAEWVRMTRTLPAQLLGLTERGHLGVGARADIAVYDLPGADKRINWGQSLSRCRFLLKAGETVIDNFNLVKPEISKATYYLQTGIEASPWLKEVCQYRSFRLENLWVHDHLGNHWIGI; this is encoded by the coding sequence ATGATGCGTCTCAAAATTGCTCAAGGTCGCCTGTATGATCCCACCCAGGGTTGGGAGGGGGAGGTGGGAGATCTTTATGTCGAGGGAGATCGCATCGTTGCTCCCCTACCAGAAGTAGATCGAGTCATCGATGCTCAGGGACAGATGGTGGTAGCCGGGGGGATTGAGCTGCGCGGCCAGGTCGCCACTTATGGCCTGAATTATTTACGTTTGTGGGGCTTGTTGCCATCTGCCCGGGAAATCGGCGAATTATATGCCTCACTGGGATTTACTCATGTCCATGAGCCCTTTTTGACCTTATATACCGCTAAGTATACCCATCGTGAACTGGCAGCGCTGCCGGTAGTTGACACTTCGGCATCCTTAACCCTGAATATCCGCGACCTGGATAAATGGCTACGATTACCGGAACAATTAGGCGAGGTGGGTCAGAACCTGCAATTTTTGTTGGAGCAGACCCGTTCCCTGAACCTGCGGATCATGGAGCCGTATGTCCGCTTCCGGCAAGACTATTTTGCGCATCGGAACATCCGCACCGAGGAAATTCTGGAGATTCTGGCCACACTGGCGCAGTCGCATAACCTTACCCTGACTCTGGAGGCCAGTCCGGGGATTATACGCCTGCCACTACCAGCGCCAACCGCATTCCATCTTGCCGCTCTGGGTCCGGCCCTAATTGAAGATGATCTGGTCGAGGCAACCCTGGGACATCTGGAAAAAGGAACTACGGTGGATTTAGGACTGATGCCACCGAAAGGTTCACAGAATTTTGCCAACCTGCCGGTTCAGATCAATCTGGGATTCTTTCATCCTTTAAACCTTTGTCCCCCCCATTCCCCGGCCGCGGCTCAGCGGGCTTTAGTTCTGGCCTTGAAATATCAAGGGACAAATCTGGCCTTTTCCGGCGCGGGCTCCTTCCTGACCCCAATAAGTCAATATTCTCGGATCTTTTCGTGGCTGGCAGACCAGGGCGCCCGTCGGCAGGATTGGGGAGACAGCCTGCCTTCCCGTGAATATTCGCTGGCCGAATGGGTCAGGATGACGCGGACCTTACCGGCCCAACTATTAGGTCTTACGGAGCGCGGCCATCTCGGTGTCGGGGCTCGGGCTGATATCGCCGTCTATGACCTGCCCGGAGCCGATAAACGGATCAATTGGGGCCAGTCCTTGAGCCGTTGCCGGTTTTTGCTTAAGGCCGGGGAAACAGTGATCGATAATTTTAATCTGGTAAAGCCTGAAATCTCCAAGGCTACCTATTATCTTCAGACCGGCATCGAAGCCAGTCCCTGGCTAAAGGAGGTTTGTCAATATCGCAGTTTTCGTCTGGAAAACCTCTGGGTTCATGACCACCTAGGGAACCACTGGATAGGGATCTGA
- a CDS encoding 4Fe-4S binding protein has translation MATVEEVLEFLPRTDCGQCGMTCAEFAALLVSRDLSPEDCPVLHEPDYAGYIEALHEILGPAEAAPTAGMLIDQDKCNGCGICVAVCEYHLGNCDEARLGRGPRPQDKVVFHVVNGTVVVVHQDLCSRLIQAAERCNKCADHCPVGAITLF, from the coding sequence ATGGCCACGGTCGAGGAAGTCCTGGAATTTCTCCCCCGCACTGATTGTGGACAGTGTGGCATGACCTGTGCTGAATTCGCCGCTCTTTTGGTGTCGAGGGATTTATCCCCGGAAGACTGTCCGGTGCTGCATGAACCCGATTATGCCGGATATATCGAGGCCCTCCATGAGATCCTTGGGCCAGCCGAAGCGGCTCCGACCGCGGGGATGCTTATTGACCAGGACAAATGCAATGGCTGTGGCATCTGTGTGGCAGTATGCGAATATCACTTGGGCAACTGTGATGAGGCCCGTTTAGGCCGGGGTCCCCGACCTCAGGATAAGGTAGTTTTCCATGTGGTCAATGGCACGGTGGTGGTGGTCCACCAGGATCTTTGTTCCCGCTTAATCCAAGCTGCCGAAAGGTGCAACAAGTGCGCCGACCATTGCCCGGTCGGAGCCATCACCTTGTTTTAA
- a CDS encoding 4Fe-4S dicluster domain-containing protein, with product MAETLDIQALDPHFKDEVAQEPGCEHLLRCFSCGVCTATCPVSEIEPSFSPSRIIRQVLYGLREPLLSSPALWYCARCANCSFQCPQDVRFLDIIQGLRNMARRSGQISEERAAQLARGEELIQELRRRFIAAILSGPKEAEDLKATLIQLASELDINEGKEP from the coding sequence ATGGCTGAGACCTTAGATATTCAAGCTCTGGACCCGCATTTTAAAGATGAGGTGGCCCAGGAACCCGGATGCGAGCATCTGCTGCGCTGCTTTTCCTGTGGGGTCTGTACCGCTACCTGTCCGGTTAGTGAGATCGAGCCCAGCTTTAGTCCCAGCCGGATTATCAGGCAGGTCCTTTACGGTCTGCGAGAGCCGCTCCTCTCCTCCCCGGCCCTCTGGTATTGTGCCCGTTGTGCCAATTGCTCTTTTCAGTGCCCTCAGGATGTCAGGTTTTTGGATATTATACAGGGTTTGCGGAATATGGCCCGGCGTAGCGGCCAGATTAGCGAGGAGCGGGCTGCCCAGCTGGCCCGGGGCGAGGAGTTGATTCAGGAACTCAGGCGGCGATTCATAGCCGCCATCCTTTCCGGACCTAAGGAAGCAGAAGATCTCAAGGCCACCCTGATCCAACTGGCCTCGGAATTGGACATCAATGAAGGAAAGGAGCCGTAG
- a CDS encoding CoB--CoM heterodisulfide reductase iron-sulfur subunit A family protein — protein sequence MAWIRPLERVVSPRVLVVGGGIAGMQAALDVAKVGLPVTLVEQGPSIGGLMAQLDKTFPTNDCAMCILSPRMLEIARHPLIEILTLTQVVQIQGRPGDFQVVLCRRPRFVDLSKCSGCGECTRVCPRRIPDPYNLGLNQTKAIHVPFPQAVPLAAYIIPEACRYFEGKKCEACIKVCQAGAIDLHQTPEILVQQFGAVILATGVGVAPADNFPGYENPDVVTSQEFERLLSATGPHAGKLLRPSDQTPPGRIAFIQCVGSRDPREGVAHCSAVCCMASLKEALVAKEISATEVQATIFYMDIRTHGKGFERYLQQAQDHGVQLIRSRVTAVGPRPQGGVVIRYTDPGGRPDEDSFDLAVLAVGLRPTASSRQWVRRLGMGLNESGFIKTSLLVPTTTEREGVFICGTASGPMDIPEAVTSASASAAAASQLLTLGVRTRPAKAKLPGPRRVADYPPRIGVFLCHCGTNIAKVIDIGKLATAVEKLPAVVHVEDNLFTCSVDSTKRMSETIRDLGLNRVVVAACTPRTHEVVFREVLAEAGLNPGYFAFANIREQCSWVHQDDQAAALHKAEHVVAMAVGRAWMLTPIQPQGFPVNPKALVLGGGVAGMSAALTLGDQGFHTYLLERSRDLGGIARQLHFTLEGADPQKFLQELKAEVYRHPNVEVLTQTEAVQVNGHVGQFQTLVRQQTAAGPLKRWLDHGVTIVATGGRVFNPQGRYLYGTDPRILTQLELEARIKANDPQLEKVRQVVMIQCVGSREPEHPYCSRICCSEALKNALLLKERYPLTEVMILYRDLRAYGLQEIYYQDAKQQGVEFIPFDPKRPPQLEITKRRQLKLLIRDELLDQELSLSADLVILSVGIEPAVGSDQVARLLGLSQTLEGFFLEAHQKLRPVDVISEGIFLCGLAHYPKTLGETVAQAQAAAIRAASILFQTELLSGEMAASITTGKCRRCLHCLEVCPFKAVGLEANGKPTIQTEVCQGCGICASECPAEAIQMSRISDAELEAQIDAALMA from the coding sequence ATGGCCTGGATCCGGCCATTAGAGCGAGTCGTCAGTCCGCGGGTGCTGGTTGTCGGCGGGGGCATCGCCGGCATGCAGGCCGCCCTGGATGTGGCCAAGGTAGGGCTACCAGTGACGCTGGTCGAACAAGGCCCTTCCATCGGCGGACTTATGGCCCAACTGGACAAAACTTTCCCTACCAACGATTGTGCCATGTGTATTCTCTCCCCCCGCATGCTGGAGATCGCCCGCCACCCCTTGATTGAGATTCTGACCTTGACCCAGGTCGTGCAAATCCAGGGAAGGCCCGGAGATTTTCAGGTAGTTTTATGCCGTCGGCCGCGTTTTGTGGACCTCAGCAAATGTTCTGGGTGTGGAGAGTGTACCCGGGTCTGTCCCCGCCGCATCCCGGACCCCTATAATCTGGGTCTCAACCAGACCAAAGCTATCCATGTGCCCTTTCCTCAGGCGGTCCCATTAGCCGCTTATATCATACCCGAAGCCTGCCGTTATTTTGAGGGCAAGAAATGCGAAGCCTGCATCAAGGTTTGCCAGGCCGGAGCCATTGATCTTCATCAGACCCCAGAAATTTTGGTTCAGCAATTTGGGGCTGTCATCCTGGCCACCGGGGTTGGCGTAGCCCCGGCGGATAATTTTCCGGGTTATGAAAACCCTGACGTGGTCACCAGCCAGGAATTTGAACGCCTCCTGAGCGCCACCGGTCCGCATGCCGGGAAGTTGCTGCGGCCTTCCGATCAGACCCCACCAGGCCGCATTGCCTTTATTCAATGCGTCGGCTCCCGCGACCCCAGAGAAGGAGTAGCCCACTGTTCGGCCGTATGTTGCATGGCCAGTCTCAAAGAGGCACTGGTGGCCAAAGAGATCAGCGCCACCGAAGTTCAGGCGACCATCTTTTATATGGACATCCGAACCCATGGCAAAGGCTTTGAACGTTACCTGCAACAGGCTCAAGACCATGGCGTGCAATTAATCCGCTCCCGGGTGACGGCCGTTGGTCCCCGGCCTCAAGGTGGCGTGGTGATCCGCTATACCGACCCCGGCGGGCGGCCCGATGAAGACTCGTTTGATCTGGCCGTGTTGGCGGTGGGTTTAAGGCCAACGGCAAGTTCCAGACAATGGGTCCGCCGGTTGGGAATGGGTCTCAATGAATCCGGCTTTATCAAGACCTCGCTCCTGGTTCCAACCACTACAGAGCGGGAAGGAGTATTTATCTGTGGTACGGCCAGTGGGCCCATGGATATCCCCGAAGCGGTTACGTCGGCCAGTGCCAGCGCCGCCGCGGCTTCACAATTATTGACCCTAGGTGTACGGACCCGGCCTGCTAAAGCCAAATTGCCCGGACCCCGCCGTGTTGCTGATTATCCTCCCCGGATCGGAGTTTTTCTCTGCCATTGTGGCACCAATATTGCCAAAGTTATCGATATCGGAAAATTAGCCACGGCGGTTGAAAAGCTGCCCGCTGTGGTCCATGTCGAAGACAACCTGTTTACCTGTTCGGTTGATTCTACCAAGCGGATGAGCGAAACCATCCGGGATTTAGGACTCAATAGGGTCGTGGTGGCCGCTTGCACCCCCCGGACCCACGAGGTGGTATTCCGGGAGGTCCTGGCTGAGGCCGGCCTTAATCCGGGCTATTTTGCCTTTGCCAATATCCGGGAACAGTGCTCCTGGGTGCACCAGGATGACCAAGCCGCAGCCCTTCATAAGGCCGAACACGTGGTGGCCATGGCCGTCGGTCGAGCCTGGATGCTGACCCCGATTCAACCCCAAGGCTTCCCGGTGAATCCCAAGGCCCTGGTCCTGGGAGGCGGGGTGGCTGGGATGAGTGCGGCCCTGACATTAGGCGATCAAGGATTTCACACTTATTTGCTGGAGCGCAGCCGAGATTTAGGAGGAATAGCGCGACAATTACATTTCACCTTGGAAGGCGCAGACCCGCAAAAGTTTTTACAGGAACTGAAGGCCGAAGTCTACCGCCATCCCAATGTTGAGGTCTTAACCCAGACCGAAGCGGTTCAGGTTAATGGGCATGTCGGGCAATTCCAGACCTTGGTGCGCCAACAAACCGCGGCGGGACCGCTGAAACGTTGGTTGGATCACGGAGTTACGATCGTGGCCACCGGAGGTAGAGTATTTAATCCCCAGGGGCGCTATCTTTACGGCACCGACCCGCGCATTCTCACCCAACTGGAGTTGGAGGCCCGGATTAAGGCTAATGATCCCCAGTTGGAAAAGGTCCGGCAGGTGGTGATGATCCAATGTGTGGGCTCTCGAGAACCCGAACATCCCTATTGCAGCCGGATCTGTTGTTCTGAGGCCCTAAAAAACGCCCTCCTGTTAAAAGAGCGCTATCCTTTGACAGAAGTCATGATTCTTTATCGAGATCTCCGGGCTTATGGCCTCCAAGAGATTTATTATCAAGATGCCAAACAGCAGGGTGTGGAGTTTATTCCCTTTGACCCGAAACGACCCCCACAGTTAGAGATTACCAAACGCCGGCAACTCAAGCTCTTAATCAGGGATGAACTCCTGGACCAAGAACTGAGCCTGAGCGCCGATCTGGTGATCTTGAGTGTCGGGATTGAGCCGGCGGTAGGCAGTGACCAAGTAGCCCGACTCCTGGGACTATCCCAGACCCTGGAAGGTTTCTTCCTGGAGGCCCATCAGAAATTGCGTCCTGTCGATGTGATTAGCGAGGGCATCTTTTTGTGCGGCCTGGCCCATTATCCCAAGACCCTGGGAGAAACGGTAGCCCAGGCCCAGGCCGCGGCCATCCGCGCTGCCAGTATTTTGTTTCAAACCGAACTGCTCAGTGGTGAGATGGCCGCCTCGATTACTACCGGCAAATGCCGACGCTGTCTGCACTGTCTGGAAGTGTGCCCCTTTAAAGCGGTGGGGCTGGAGGCTAACGGTAAACCTACGATCCAAACCGAAGTCTGTCAGGGCTGCGGAATTTGCGCCTCTGAATGTCCGGCTGAGGCCATTCAGATGAGCCGCATTTCCGATGCGGAATTGGAGGCCCAGATCGATGCGGCTTTAATGGCCTGA
- a CDS encoding DUF3795 domain-containing protein translates to MIRESYCGLCDDCQLGNRDFLESVAQLKEYVDQFRADWWVHCFPDGEGFSFAEFRKGINWFLSHTECPGCKGGRGLENCPIRICARQRHIEHCYECPDLKGCDKFDHLLIEFPDLKINLLRRQLKYKACQYHRHLDQAK, encoded by the coding sequence ATGATACGAGAAAGTTATTGTGGCCTGTGCGATGACTGTCAGTTAGGGAACCGTGATTTCCTAGAGAGCGTCGCTCAGTTGAAGGAATATGTAGATCAGTTCCGGGCTGACTGGTGGGTGCATTGTTTTCCCGATGGAGAGGGATTCAGTTTTGCTGAATTTCGCAAAGGTATCAACTGGTTTTTGTCACATACGGAATGCCCCGGGTGCAAGGGCGGACGAGGATTAGAAAATTGCCCCATCCGCATCTGTGCCCGGCAGCGTCATATCGAGCACTGCTACGAATGCCCGGACCTCAAAGGCTGTGACAAATTCGATCACCTCCTCATTGAATTTCCGGACCTAAAAATTAATCTCCTGCGGCGCCAGTTAAAGTATAAAGCATGTCAGTACCATCGGCACCTGGACCAAGCCAAGTAG